The genome window GGACACAGGGATGCAGAGAtgtgggggtgcaggggcaTGGATACAGAGATCCGGGGACATGGATGCAGGGACGCAGGGCTGTTGGGACACAGACATGACAATGCACTTGTACTGCCCCTCCCCACCATGGGCCCTGCCAAGAGCCCACCCTGGGGGGCCTGACCTCTTGCCGGTTTTCAATgctggggtgtccctgggctCTCGGCTTTCCGGGGGTCATGGCCCGTGCCCCCCTCCAGGCAGGCAGTACCTCCCCACTCTTTCTGCAGGTGCATGAGGGCCAGGCTCATGGGGAAACCGAGGCACAACAAGGTCCGGGGGGGAGGGTGCTGCACAGTGTAAAAGCATCCTCGTGCTTCTGGGGTGGGTGGTGCCAGGGGTtcgctggagcagctcagcacTCGGCCTTCCTCCAGCCTTGGctgagccccctgcccagccccctgccctcttcctcctgcctgggCTTCTCTGGCATGAGAGCTGCTGCCGGCGGTGGCTGAGCTGGAAGCGGATGAAGGAAGGGCCCTTTCCCGGCATTGCCAGGCGTTGTCACTCAGCAGGaatgctgaatttcagcaaTCCCCTTTTTTCTACCCTTTTCCCAGTTGCTGAGTCTTCCGCAGAGGAAATCTCCATGCTGAGCCCCTTCTCTGTCAGGACTGGGGAGAGTGGCTCCGTTCCTGGGAATCCCAGCCGCTTCCTGGAATCTCGCTGGGATTTCAGGGGTGGTGAAAATTGGCTTCCTGAAGGAGCAACACcgcttcctcctgcctgcacgGTGGGGCTGCATCCTGCTCCCGGCTGGCCGCATGCGCCGCAGAGCCCGAGCGGTGCCATGTGGGTGCTCCGGTCCCTGAGGACCTCGTGGTGATGCCTGCTGGGTGACATGGCATGATGGGAGCCGGGGGGATGGATGTCCCCGGTAGCCCAGGGCCATACTATGTTGAGCACCAGCGCTTTCCTGGGCCAGtgaggctggtgctggggcttGCTGGCACCCTTGGCACTGCTGGCCCTCCTGCGTGGACCAACGTGTGGGCGCGGGGCTGAGGGTCACCCTGGCACGTGGACATGGGGATGAAGGCCACCCCAGCCTGGGAGTGAGGGTCACCCTGGCATGCAGGGATGGGGGTGAACAGTGCAGCACCTGGGCATGGTTTGAGGATCACCCTGGCATGCCGGCAGAGGGGTGAGGGTCACCCTGGCATGTGGGCACAGGGACCAGGGGCACCCAGCACGCACGGCAGGTTTGTGGATACCCCTGTCGAGGCTCTGCTGGGCGCAGggactgtgctgctggcacttGGATGTGCGAGGACCCTCCCCAGTGTGTCACCACGCATCCCCCAGCACGGTGCTTGCAGCTGACCGGTGCATCCCACCCCATCGCCAGGGCTGTGCTCACCCCCGGCCGGGCACTGCACCTCGGGCTTGTCCCAAGCTGCCGCCGgctcttttcctcccctgcttGTGCCACGCAAAcccagtggctgctgctgcccctcagcAGGACACAGTGGGATGCCAGCGGCTCGGCTTGGTCCTGGGGTGAGGGTCCAtcccagcagtgcctggagGAGCCCCCACCCCGAAATACCCCCTGGTATTTTGGCAAAGCCgagcagctgccctgggaatTGTTTTTCCCAGCCTTGAACCGCAGCTGCTAATCTTCCCGGATGGCTTTAATGGAATTTAAAGGCGAGGAGGGATTATCCGAGGAGAACCCATTATGGGTGGCTTCACGCCAGGGCACGCTCCGAACAGCTTCTGAAatggggcagtgctgggtgagggagccctgcctgcccctgccagaCTGGGGATGCTCCGGCTTCCCCAGCACCTACAACACCGCGGTGGCATGCGGGACCCCCATCCTTCCCCCGCAGCTCCGTGGGGTCTTGCAGAGGGATTTTGGGGGGTGCCTGGGGGCTGTTCCCACAGCGCAGGGCATCCCCTGGGATGGAGGATGGGTGGAaagccctggggacaggggcacCCCACTCTCTCCTCGCCTGTCCAGTGGCTTTGGGATCCAGCCACGTCCCGTGGGGCAGAGGTGACAGTGGGGACCATAACCCCACAGCCACAGTGGATGCAAACACACTGGGATGGGGGCTCATCCCTCGGGGTGCCCCCGTCCTCGGTGATGTGTcccatgctgcagccagctccccagGCCACCCACAGGGCTTGTCCCTGGCCCCGGGGAAGCTGCTGTGCCATGATGCTGCAACCTCATCCCAGCCTCCTTTTTAATATCTGTGTGTGCAGTGGaaaccttatttttaatttactttcaaGTGattagaaacaaattaaatcCCAGAACTGAGACGAaggtgctggaaggcagctgggatgctgctctgcaggctttGGGCTGCTGCCCATCGTGGTGATGTCTGGGCGCCTTCCCCATGCGGTGTGCTGTGCCTGCTTCCTGACGCCTTGTGTTTTCCAGAGCAGGGCGCTGGCAGTGCCTGTGGCTGCTGGTTCACCCAGATGCCAAGGGCTGGGTGGACCCTGGTACCCaacagggctgtgctggtgggtgctTCTTCCCCCTGGGACCCTTCCCTGCACCGCTTGGCTTGGGCTGGAGAAATGTCCTCCGTCacctggggtgggctgggcagcTCTGCGTGCAAGGGGAGCTGTGAGCGGGGTGCTGTGGTGCTTGCTGGGTGCGGCCCCTCTGCCGTGCTGTTCCCTGGCTGGCAGAAAGCCTGGCTTCACGCAGCAGGGCCTCTGCATGGCACCTTGCACtgctcctggcacagcagggccTTTGCTCAGCGCCTCACACTGCATCTGACATGGCAGggcctttgctgctgccttgcacACCACCTTGCACAGCAGGGCCTGTGCACAACATCTTGCATGGCACCTTGCACGGCATCTTGCACAGCATCTTGCATGACACCTTGCTTAGCACCTTGCACAGCAGGGCCTGTGCATGGCATCTTGCACAGCACCTCATGCTGCACCTTGCGCGACACTTTGTACAGCAGAGCCTTTGCACACCATCTTGCATGGCACCTTGCACTGCTCCTTGCATGGCACCCTGTGCTGCCCCTTGCACTGCCCCTTGCATGGCACCTTGCACTGCTCCTTGCACTGCCCCTTGCACAGCACCTTGCACTGCCTCTTGCACTGCTCCTTGCACTAACCCTTGCACGGCCCCTTGCACTGCCTCTTGCACAGCACCTTGCACTGCTCCTTGCACTGCCCCTTGCACAGCACCTTGCACTGCCTCTTGCACAGCACCTTGCACTGCTCCTTGCACTGCCCCTTGCACAGCACCTTGCACTGCTCCTTGCACAGCACCTTGCACTACCCCTTGCACGGCCCCTTGCACTGCCTCTTGCACGGCACCTTGCACTGCCTCTTGCACAGCACCTTGCACTGCTCCTTGCACTGCCCCTTGCACAGCACCTTGCACTGCTCCTTGCACTGCCCCTTGCACAGCACCTTGCACTGCCTCTTGCACAGCACCTTGCACTGCTCCTTGCACTGCCCCTTGCACAGCACCTTGCACTGCTCCTTGCACAGCACCTTGCACTACCCCTTGCACGGCCCCTTCCACTGCCTCTTGCACAGCACCTTGCACTGCTCCTTGCACTGCCCCTTGCACAGCACCTTGCACAGCACCTTGCACTGCCTCTTGCACAGCACCTTGCACAGCACCTTGCACTGCCCCTTGCACAGCACCTTGCACTGCTCCTTGCACTGCCCCTTGCACAGCACCTTGCACTGCCTCTTGCACAGCACCTTGCACTGCCCCCTTGCACAGCACCTTGCACAGCACCTTGCACTGCCTCTTGCACAGCACCTTGCACTGCTCCTTGCACTGCCCCTTGCACTGCCCCTTGCACAGCACCTTGCACTGCTCCTTGCACTGCCCCTTGCACAGCACCTTGCACTGCTCCTTGCACTGCCCCTTGCACAGCACCTTGCACTGCCCCTTGCACTGCCCCTTGCACAGCACCTTGCACTGCTCCTTGCACAGCACCTTGCACTGCTCCTTGCGCAGCACCttgcccagcagcagagctgggttgTCCTGTCTTGCTCAGGGCAGACGCATGCAGGGACCCCCCCGAAGCATGAGCcccatggggcagggggctgctgggacACCCCACTTGTTGCAGACAAGGGGCCAAACCCCTCCCTGGTGTAACTGCACTGCAGGAAGGTGTCGGGCCCTACCTCCATGCCAGCACCAGCGTGCCGCTCGGGTggtaaactgaggcacgggggtggggctggctgctgtcGTATGGCctatggggtgggggggtgaatggccagccccccctcccgccccgggCCATATGGGGGCAGGACTGGGCTCTGCATGCCCCCATATGGTATATAGGGTCAGGTACTGCCAGTCTGCCCCACAGCACCGTGTAGGGCTGGGCATTGTGGGTGCTGTGTGGTACAGGGTCAGGTACCGCCCCGCTGTGATGCAGCTGCATCCcgcagcacccatgggtgccccagCCGCTAACGACCCCCCCCCTTTTGTCTTTTGCAGGGTGTTTAAGAAAGCCAGTCCCAACGGGAAGGTAAGTGgggggccagcagctgcccagggagatggggGGGATGCGGGGGTAGCCGGTGCTTCCCAGGGTGTCCCCCCTTCCCGAATCCTGCAAGCACAGCCAGGAGCGAGGCGCAGACCCCAGAGATGCCCTgcaagctgctggctgccagagcatcctgctgcgccagcagggagggaaactgaggcacagcagggTTGGGGGGGGCTTGCCCAAGGTCAGGGGGtgagcaggtgggtgctgggggcaggcagccctgcccgTGGGATTTCTGTGGGTCTGGCAGCATGGGCTGGTGCCTCTAAGTGCCGGCGTGGCAGCTgccggctcctgcctgccctgcgcTGGAGGGAAAAGCTTATTTATCCAGTCACCTGCTGGGTGAGGCTGGGGTCGGAGCTAACCGGCTCCAGCTGGGATCCGGCTGGGATCGCTGGGGCTGCGTGGTGGGAGGCAAGTCGGATTTGGTGCCAGGGATGCTGAGCTGGCGAGCCGGGGACTGTCCAAGCCGGTGGCAGCATGCACCAGCACCAGGGCTTGGTCCCAGCTTGGAGCTGACGTCCCTCTTCGTCATTCCCATGTTCCCTGAGGAGCATGCTCCTGCTAACCCTTGGGTGATGTTTCTGTgccccgtgcctcagtttccccatcaggagagagctggggggggtgatgctgtggggctcagccctgccccacTGGCAAGACCCCCGGGGACAAGCCCATGGGGTCCCAGCTGGGGCTTGTCCTGAACCCAGATGTCCCCAGATGCCAACTGCCTCCAGGTCTGGGGACATCTGGAGGGGTTCCTGGGGCCGGAGCTGGGACAGAGGGGCGGCTGGCTTTTGGGTGCCACAGGGACGGGGTGACATGTGGTGATGGACCCCCAGTGGGTGGTGACCACACCCCAGGACATCCccggagctgtgctggcacgcaTCCCTGACCCCGCCATCCCTCCCGCAGCTCACCGTCTACCTGGGGAAGAGGGATTTCGTGGATCACATTGATGTGGTGGACCCCGTGGGTACGTGGAGCCGGGGCAAGGTTGGGGGGACACACCGGGGTGGGCTGGGCTTGCTTGAGTGGGATGTCCCCCCTCAACCCTGCCTGCACATCCCCTCCCAACCGTGCCTCCATGGACCCCCAACCCTGCCTGCACGTCCCCCCACTGCCTGCATCTCCCCCCTGTCACCTGCATGTCACCCTCCCAGCCTGCACATCCCCACTTgaccctgcctgcctgccccccacAACCCTGCCTGCAACCCCCTCCCCAACCCTGCTGCCACATCCCCCCGacgctgcctgcacagccccctggccctgccagtgtgcccccagccctgccgtgTCCCCCCGTCCCCGCGGGGGTGTCCCCTGACGCTGCGGTGCTCCCTTGCAGACGGCGTGGTGCTGGTGGATCCCGAGTAcctgaaggagagaaaaggtaAGGGCTTCCCGCAGGGTCCCTCCTGCCCGGGGCCGTGGAGCTGGCACCGCCACGGGGGGTGGCCAGTGTCCCCTCGCagtcctgccctggctgtggggtcTCTGGGCCCCCAGGTGACGTTTTCCAGCCCCGTCCCCACAGTGGGTGGCCTGTCCTGCAGAGGATAGGGGTCCTGTGGTGGGCACCCCAAGGCACATCTGGCTGGTCCCTGGGTTGCGGCCTCATCTCCCCACCATGGCACCTCCTGGGAGCCAccacccagtgctgctgggactgGGATAAGCCATGATGCCACCATGCTGTGTCGGCACCACATCATGACACCACCACACGATGATGTCACCACACCATGATGCCACCATACCATGAGGCTACCACACCATGATGTCACTGCCATGTCACCACGCCATGATGCTACCACACCATGATGCCACCACACCGTGATGTCAGCACACCATACCACCATGTCACCAAATCGTGATGCCACCACACCATGATGCCACTACACCATACACCGTGCCATGATGGCACCACACCGTGATGGCACCACACCATGATGTCACCACGCTTTGATGCCGCTACACCATGATGTCAACACGCCACCAACCTCCACCCTTTGTCACCCTCTGCAGTCTTTGTGACGTTGACCTGCGCCTTCCGCTATGGCCGTGAGGACCTGGATGTGCTGGGGCTGACTTTCCGCAAGGACCTCTTCGTGGCCAACGCCCAGGCCTTCCCCCCGGTCCCAGAGGAGAAGAAGCCCCTGACGCGGCTGCAGGAGCGGCTGATCAAGAAGCTGGGCGAGCACGCCTACCCCTTCACCTTCGAGGTAGGGCGGCCGCGGGTGGCACTGCTCCTGGGTGCTCTTCCCTTACTGCTGGAGGGGATGGTGAcgccccctcccctgcagaCGCTGGGGTCCCTTCTGGCCCCGTGGGGTCCTGGGCGGGGTGAGATGCTGCCACCTGTGATGAAGATGCAGGGGTTTTAGTAGATCTTCAAACTTGGGGAACAAAAAGCAGCTGccagtggggaaactgaggcacggggtGCATGGCGGCACAGGGGCCCATGCCCCGAGTGTGACTGGGGTAGCGACACCGTCCTCAGGTGCTCCCCCAAAGTGAAGCAGAGCTTGGGTGGGGAATGGGGTGGGGGTTGACCCTCACTTTGTGTACCTGCACCCCCAGTTTCCCCAGTGCAGCTTTGGCAATGGCAGCCCCCCCGCCGGAGCGAGCCAGGGGGACCTGGTGGCATTTCCCAGGCTTGAGCCATCGGCTCAGCCCTGCGGGCTTGGCCAGAGCCCTGACCCCCTGCGGAACAAGCTTAATTCCTCCAAATCCCCCAGATTAacgaaaaaaaaccccaaaccaaacccccaaataatgtatttttggtAACACTTTGGGGGGTGGGTTGGGAGAGGCGAGCGGCTGTCCAGGGTGGGTGCAGAGCGGGACTTGAGCTGAAGTGGGGCCAGGAGGGAAAGGGCACCGCGCAATTGGGAAATGCAATTAGGGAAATGAAGAAACCATTCCTCATTGTCCTCCCCCGCCgtgggaaggaagggggagtgCTGGTGGCACCAGGAAATGTCCTAACCCCCCTTTCCCTTTCAGATCCCCCCCAACCTGCCTTGCTCCGTCACACTGCAGCCGGGTCCGGAGGACACGGGGAAGGTAAGGTCCACCCGTCCCTGCGCCACTGAGCCCTGGAGACTGGCCCTTGGTTGGGGTCATCACTTGGTAGGGTGCTGTGGCGTTTCCCTGCCTTCTTCTCTGCCCCCTCCTGGTTTCAGGCATGTGGTGTGGACTATGAGGTCAAAGCTTTCTGTGCAGAGAACCTGGAGGAGAAAATCCACAAGAGGTGAGCAGAGACGATCCGTCCAGCCTGGGTGGGAGCAGCATCCtcagggtgctggcaggggctgtgacGTGGCAATGGGGAAGGGGCACCCCAGTTTGCTACCCACAgtgggggaggtggggatgggatggagaCATCCAGGAAGGGGTTGGAAGGGAGATGTCCtccaggatggggctgggatgAAGATGTCCTCCAGGATGGGACTGAGATGGAGATGAACTCCAGGCTGGGGTAGGGACAGAAATGTCTGCTGTGCTGGGTCTGGAGTTGGGATGATGTCTTCTAGGCTGGGGCTGGAATGGAGATGTCTCCCATGATGGGGCTGggacagagatgtttgctaggcTGAGGCTGGACTGCAAATGATGATGTTCACCAGGATGGAGCTGGGACAGCGATGTTgtccaggctggggctgggatggagaTTTCTCCAGACTGGGGCTGGGATAAAGATGTCctccaggctggggcagggatggagatGATCTCCAGGACAGAGGTCTTCCCTGGGCTGGAACTGGGGTGAAGACGCTTCCCAGGGTAGGGATGGGTCAGAGATGATCTTGGGGGTGGGATGGAGATACCCACCACTGTGCTGCAAGCCAGGAGCCCAGCGCTGCCATGGCATGGGGCCACACAGGCAGCTTGGTTCGTCCGTGGGGCTTCCCCCCCTTGCAGGCCAGGTGAGCTGGGCATCCGGCCGAGACCTCCCACGGCATCCTTCTCCTGACCCAGCAGaccagaagaaaagagggaTTTGACCCAAAATGGGCCAAGAAAGAGGGCAGGCTGcgggcagagctgcctccagGCAGCCGGGCACTTGGGTTCTCCTCTTGCCGTCTCCCCTCCAGGAACTCGGTGCGCCTGGTGATCCGTAAGGTCCAGTACGCACCAGAGCGGCCTGGCCCACAGCCCATGGCGGAGACCACCCGGCAGTTCCTCATGTCGGACAAACCGCTGCACCTCGAGGCATCCCTGGACAaggaggtgggtgggtggggaggggacacTGGCTGGGTGACCCTGGGGAGGATGGGGACTTCACTGTCCCCCTTCCTTTGCTCCCTCGCAGATCTACTACCATGGAGAGCCGATCAGCGTCAACGTCCACGTCACCAACAACACCAGCAAGACGGTAAAGAAGATCAAGATCTCAGGTGAGGAGCATGGCTTCGCCACCCTCAGCTGCTGTCCCCGTCCCTGCGGGGGCCCTCCCCGACACCCATGTCTCCATCTCTCGCCCCAGTGCGCCAGTACGCCGACATCTGCCTCTTCAACACTGCCCAGTACAAGTGCCCGGTGGCCGTGGAGGACGCTGAGTGAGTACCAGCTCCTCGGGGACATTGTGAGGGGTTCTGGGGACTTTGGAGGAGGCTTGGAGATCTCCTGCCCTGATGCAGCACCAGTGGGATGCTGCATTCAGTGAACAGGTCCTGGTGGGAGGAGTGGGGAGATGGAGGCCCTTTTTTTGATGGCACCCTGGGAGATGTTACCCTCTGCGTCCTGCCAGCTGAAGGTGAActccaggctggggcagggacaaaGGTGGCTGCTGCACTGGGTCTGGAGTTGGGATGGAGatgttctccaggctgagatG of Falco cherrug isolate bFalChe1 chromosome 2, bFalChe1.pri, whole genome shotgun sequence contains these proteins:
- the ARRB1 gene encoding beta-arrestin-1, which produces MGDKGTRVFKKASPNGKLTVYLGKRDFVDHIDVVDPVDGVVLVDPEYLKERKVFVTLTCAFRYGREDLDVLGLTFRKDLFVANAQAFPPVPEEKKPLTRLQERLIKKLGEHAYPFTFEIPPNLPCSVTLQPGPEDTGKACGVDYEVKAFCAENLEEKIHKRNSVRLVIRKVQYAPERPGPQPMAETTRQFLMSDKPLHLEASLDKEIYYHGEPISVNVHVTNNTSKTVKKIKISVRQYADICLFNTAQYKCPVAVEDADDMVAPSSTFCKVYTLTPFLANNREKRGLALDGKLKHEDTNLASSTLLRDGANKEILGIIVSYKVKVKLVVSRGGLLGDLASSDVAVELPFTLMHPKPKEEPAHRDVPENEAPIDTNLIELDTNDDDIVFEDFARQRLKGMKDDKEDEEERTNSPQLNDR